Proteins co-encoded in one Spirosoma endbachense genomic window:
- the rhaM gene encoding L-rhamnose mutarotase: MEEIAFTMKLKPGVEAEYKRRHDEIWPELSTALTEAGIRDYSIYLDRTSGTLFGVQKRMEGHSATRLPELPVMQRWWQYMADLMDVNPDNSPVVQQLEPVFHLD; this comes from the coding sequence ATGGAAGAAATTGCTTTTACAATGAAACTCAAACCGGGCGTCGAGGCTGAATACAAACGTCGTCACGACGAAATATGGCCTGAATTGTCGACCGCTTTGACAGAAGCAGGTATCCGTGATTATTCGATTTACCTGGACCGGACGAGTGGCACCTTGTTTGGCGTCCAGAAACGCATGGAAGGACATTCGGCCACCCGATTACCTGAACTGCCAGTCATGCAGCGTTGGTGGCAGTATATGGCCGACCTCATGGACGTCAATCCAGATAACTCGCCCGTTGTTCAACAACTGGAACCAGTGTTTCATT